In one window of Pseudodesulfovibrio sediminis DNA:
- a CDS encoding MinD/ParA family protein has protein sequence MNNNNTLSLAIMSGKGGVGKTNIALNLGYALHQAKMKAILMDCDLGLANLDVLLGISPERNLRDLLQTGVNAEDVVVAIENGFDMLPATSGIPELVEMDEDMQDILFKKLVLLAGSYDFLMLDLGAGISHTVLSFAELSQLRIVVVTPEPTSMTDSYAMIKVLVTQHQVKDFLIVVNQATNANEANQTFERLAAACKNFLDIDLMNLGFVHQDQTLVESVRRQTPLMKFAPDAPASKDIRGLAKKIMRYREDNLERIAGRPILKNFPSE, from the coding sequence ATGAATAATAACAATACTCTCAGCCTCGCCATTATGAGCGGTAAGGGTGGTGTCGGAAAGACTAATATCGCCCTCAACCTGGGCTATGCCTTGCACCAGGCAAAGATGAAAGCCATCCTGATGGACTGCGATCTTGGTTTAGCCAATCTAGATGTACTGCTCGGCATTTCCCCGGAACGCAATTTACGCGACCTGCTTCAGACCGGCGTGAACGCCGAAGATGTTGTCGTTGCAATTGAAAACGGATTCGACATGCTCCCGGCCACCAGCGGCATCCCCGAACTTGTCGAAATGGATGAAGACATGCAGGACATCCTCTTCAAGAAACTTGTTCTGCTGGCAGGTTCATATGACTTTCTGATGCTTGATCTTGGTGCTGGCATCAGTCACACAGTCCTCTCTTTTGCCGAACTCTCCCAGTTACGCATTGTGGTGGTTACTCCAGAACCGACCTCCATGACCGACAGTTATGCCATGATAAAAGTACTGGTTACGCAACATCAGGTCAAAGATTTTTTAATTGTGGTAAATCAGGCGACCAACGCCAACGAAGCAAACCAGACTTTTGAGCGACTAGCCGCTGCTTGCAAGAATTTTCTTGATATCGATCTGATGAATCTCGGATTTGTTCATCAGGATCAGACACTTGTTGAGTCTGTTCGCAGGCAGACGCCCCTTATGAAATTTGCTCCGGATGCCCCTGCCAGCAAGGACATTCGCGGGTTAGCCAAGAAGATAATGCGCTATCGGGAAGATAATCTTGAACGCATTGCAGGAAGACCAATCCTGAAGAATTTCCCTAGTGAATGA
- a CDS encoding HU family DNA-binding protein — protein sequence MGNSFFQGETMNKSELIKALSEQKKMHVDEATKVVGAFVDSVKEALLRGDRVEIRGFGSFKIKDYEGYTGRNPKSGTVVQVRPKKLPFFRPGKELKEFINQ from the coding sequence GTGGGTAACTCTTTTTTTCAGGGGGAAACCATGAATAAGAGCGAATTGATCAAGGCTCTGTCAGAACAGAAGAAAATGCATGTGGACGAAGCCACCAAAGTTGTCGGAGCCTTTGTTGATTCTGTCAAAGAGGCTCTTCTCCGCGGCGATCGTGTTGAGATCAGAGGCTTTGGCAGTTTCAAGATAAAGGATTATGAAGGCTATACCGGACGTAATCCGAAATCTGGTACTGTCGTTCAGGTCAGGCCCAAAAAGCTTCCTTTCTTCCGTCCTGGTAAAGAGCTGAAAGAATTTATAAACCAATAG
- a CDS encoding UshA-like (seleno)protein family 2: MRRFFYCLIVAVAFVVCGSAHAEQTVLTILYSANTFGTVRPCPSUGGKTLGGVARRATYFFDVQNPSSPQIIVSGGFEYKRPESRSPESSTLQSLAKAYDRMGYKIGMLSNEEAETLKDAGITPPQWQSTAERVPYSIIRTESGDDIGFIRFPSLPKGVDIPSARVIEEISKTIEREQPHVRLVVALSDWGWIGEQKYLQKNPQVVPDFLLGSGIGSGINGRPLADGRCVWVRPYDRGRSVAKIEIFSWPNRKNPIAWQGAKNYKTSSIGLNDTYKSNPEVEAIFQ, translated from the coding sequence ATGAGACGGTTTTTCTACTGCCTTATTGTGGCAGTTGCTTTTGTCGTATGCGGTTCAGCCCATGCGGAACAGACTGTTCTGACCATTCTTTACTCGGCAAATACGTTTGGCACGGTGCGGCCATGTCCATCATGAGGGGGAAAAACCCTTGGTGGCGTGGCCCGGCGGGCCACGTATTTTTTTGACGTGCAGAACCCATCATCACCCCAGATAATTGTATCCGGTGGCTTTGAGTACAAGCGTCCTGAGTCTCGATCTCCCGAATCCAGCACATTACAATCATTAGCAAAAGCATATGACAGAATGGGCTACAAAATTGGCATGTTGTCAAATGAGGAAGCAGAGACATTAAAGGATGCCGGCATCACGCCCCCTCAATGGCAGAGTACGGCCGAGAGAGTGCCCTACTCGATCATCAGAACGGAATCGGGTGACGATATCGGATTCATACGTTTTCCCAGTCTCCCCAAAGGGGTTGATATTCCATCTGCAAGAGTAATAGAGGAAATATCAAAGACTATCGAAAGAGAACAACCACATGTTCGCCTTGTTGTCGCCCTTTCTGATTGGGGATGGATCGGAGAACAGAAGTACCTTCAAAAAAATCCACAAGTTGTACCGGATTTTCTTTTAGGGAGCGGAATAGGTTCAGGTATTAACGGACGACCACTGGCTGATGGACGCTGCGTCTGGGTACGTCCGTATGATCGAGGACGAAGTGTCGCCAAAATCGAAATTTTTTCCTGGCCAAATCGTAAAAATCCAATTGCCTGGCAAGGCGCGAAGAACTATAAGACGAGTTCAATCGGATTGAACGACACATACAAGAGCAATCCAGAAGTAGAAGCGATATTCCAGTAG
- the dapA gene encoding 4-hydroxy-tetrahydrodipicolinate synthase, giving the protein MEFRGAFTALSTPFTADGEIDEANFRDFIEWQIEQGIDGLVPCGTTGEAATMSHSEQGRIIKIAVEQAKGRVPVIAGAGSNSTKEAIELTKMAKEAGADAALQITPYYNKPTPGGLVEHFKAIAKEASMPIVLYNVPGRTGLNCLPAHLKAIVDAVPEVVAIKEATGNLSQAAQVIEECGKNFNLMSGDDFTVLPLLAVGGCGVISVTSNIMPAAMSNMCKAFFDKDHEKAIDLSLLMAPVNRAMFLETNPIPVKTSLKMMGIFKEATFRLPIVPLQEENKPKLEAVLKTAGVL; this is encoded by the coding sequence ATGGAATTCAGAGGAGCCTTTACCGCCCTCTCGACGCCATTCACCGCTGACGGTGAAATTGATGAAGCGAACTTTCGCGACTTCATTGAATGGCAAATCGAACAGGGAATTGATGGGTTGGTGCCTTGTGGCACTACAGGCGAAGCAGCGACCATGTCCCACTCAGAACAGGGGCGCATCATCAAAATTGCCGTTGAACAGGCCAAAGGACGTGTCCCCGTCATTGCCGGCGCTGGTTCAAATTCCACCAAAGAGGCCATTGAGCTGACCAAGATGGCCAAAGAAGCCGGGGCGGATGCGGCGCTTCAGATTACGCCTTACTACAATAAACCCACTCCTGGTGGTCTGGTAGAGCACTTCAAGGCTATCGCCAAAGAAGCATCCATGCCTATCGTTCTGTACAATGTTCCTGGGCGCACCGGACTGAACTGCCTTCCGGCTCACCTCAAGGCCATTGTCGATGCCGTACCAGAAGTTGTCGCTATCAAGGAAGCCACTGGCAACCTGAGCCAGGCAGCACAGGTCATTGAGGAATGCGGCAAGAACTTCAATCTCATGTCAGGTGATGATTTTACCGTGCTGCCTCTCCTCGCTGTCGGTGGATGTGGCGTCATCTCAGTTACTTCAAACATCATGCCTGCTGCCATGAGCAATATGTGCAAGGCCTTCTTTGACAAAGATCATGAAAAAGCCATTGACCTGAGTCTGCTTATGGCTCCGGTAAACCGCGCCATGTTCTTGGAAACAAATCCCATTCCGGTCAAAACTTCTTTGAAAATGATGGGTATTTTTAAAGAAGCAACTTTCCGTCTGCCCATCGTTCCCCTGCAGGAAGAAAACAAACCCAAACTGGAAGCTGTCCTCAAGACCGCTGGTGTTTTGTAA
- a CDS encoding manganese-dependent inorganic pyrophosphatase codes for MAILVVGHKNPDTDTVAAAIGTADLFSKRGMEAKAIVQGELAPESVFVVEKFGCATPEIVTDATDKQIILVDHTDVSQTIDNLDKGELLAVVDHHKLGDVETSGPLEMWVWPVGCSCTVLKGMYDFYNIEIPANIAGAMLCAILSDTVMFKSVTCTDADKAAVEALAKIAGVDDVMALGMEMFKVKSAVDGATPNELVFRDYKDFDMSGNKVGIGQLEVVDLSMLDAHKEALQAEIEKVKADGRHSVFLLLTDIMKEGSEMLIASDDTSVVEKAFGVATDGAPVYLDGVMSRKKQVAPNFIKAFEA; via the coding sequence ATGGCTATTTTGGTTGTTGGACACAAAAACCCTGATACTGACACCGTCGCAGCTGCGATCGGTACCGCGGATCTTTTTTCCAAGCGTGGCATGGAAGCCAAGGCAATTGTTCAGGGCGAACTCGCTCCTGAGTCTGTCTTCGTAGTCGAAAAGTTCGGCTGTGCTACTCCTGAGATCGTCACTGATGCTACTGACAAGCAGATCATTCTGGTTGACCACACTGACGTTTCTCAGACCATTGACAATCTGGACAAGGGCGAGCTCCTCGCTGTTGTCGACCACCACAAGCTGGGTGATGTCGAGACTTCGGGACCTCTGGAAATGTGGGTTTGGCCCGTGGGCTGTTCCTGTACCGTTCTGAAAGGCATGTACGACTTCTACAACATTGAAATTCCGGCCAACATCGCTGGTGCAATGCTGTGTGCCATTCTGAGCGACACCGTCATGTTCAAGTCCGTTACCTGCACCGATGCTGATAAGGCTGCTGTTGAAGCTCTTGCCAAGATCGCTGGTGTTGATGATGTCATGGCTCTGGGCATGGAAATGTTTAAAGTTAAGTCCGCTGTTGATGGTGCTACCCCCAACGAGCTGGTTTTCCGTGATTACAAAGATTTCGATATGTCCGGCAACAAAGTTGGCATTGGCCAGCTGGAAGTTGTTGACCTGTCCATGCTGGACGCTCACAAGGAAGCTCTTCAGGCTGAAATTGAAAAGGTCAAGGCTGACGGCCGTCACTCCGTTTTCCTGCTGCTGACCGACATCATGAAAGAAGGCTCCGAAATGCTCATCGCTTCTGACGACACCTCTGTCGTTGAGAAGGCTTTCGGTGTTGCTACCGATGGTGCTCCTGTTTACCTTGATGGCGTCATGAGCCGTAAGAAACAGGTTGCCCCGAACTTCATCAAGGCTTTCGAAGCCTAG
- a CDS encoding PTS sugar transporter subunit IIC, with protein MVFPGRFFFALFSLFRYSISLGLLERPLVVGFFWGVFTGEYTVSLNIAIFFELFWLDLIPVGSFIPPHLTAATFSALSLTTYLGFVQPAQIMVILFASMPLAGLGTLAEGWIRDSERMSYNKLLNWVRKPEKPNLPGTLILRSLARTFLISWGVFFVAILILKVLLEFAFSLYPGLVASLNIQWAHLWIIASLGGLMALRVKRAYAVLATGIILFVVFSLYRCF; from the coding sequence CTGGTTTTCCCTGGTCGCTTTTTTTTTGCTCTCTTTTCTCTCTTTCGTTACTCCATAAGTCTTGGCCTTCTTGAGCGCCCACTGGTTGTCGGTTTTTTCTGGGGTGTATTTACAGGGGAATATACCGTCAGCCTCAACATTGCCATTTTCTTTGAACTTTTCTGGCTTGATCTGATTCCTGTCGGGTCATTTATTCCTCCTCATCTTACTGCTGCGACCTTTTCGGCACTTTCGCTGACAACCTATTTGGGTTTTGTCCAGCCAGCTCAGATCATGGTCATTCTATTTGCAAGCATGCCCTTGGCCGGGCTTGGGACGCTGGCAGAAGGGTGGATACGAGACAGTGAACGAATGAGCTACAACAAGCTTCTCAACTGGGTACGGAAGCCAGAAAAGCCCAATCTGCCTGGTACATTGATACTTCGTTCACTAGCAAGGACATTCCTTATCTCATGGGGTGTTTTCTTCGTGGCTATTCTCATACTCAAGGTCCTTCTTGAGTTCGCTTTTTCCCTGTATCCAGGGTTGGTTGCCTCTTTGAATATTCAATGGGCTCATCTTTGGATTATTGCTAGCCTGGGCGGATTAATGGCGTTACGAGTAAAACGTGCATATGCCGTTCTGGCAACAGGGATCATCCTTTTTGTTGTTTTCTCCCTTTATAGGTGTTTTTAG
- a CDS encoding PTS sugar transporter subunit IIB, with product MLLVRIDNRLIHGQIIETWLPYIGAKNVIVANDELANDVLQQEIMSLAIPGTVESSFVTVETLTEAVNGSRSDGSTDDIIILFSSCADAKRAFDSGFDFSVLNIGNVHYSPGKKQVSPSVALSDEDETCLRHLNRKGVELDFRCVPNDPIQARF from the coding sequence GTGCTTCTTGTTCGTATAGACAATCGCTTGATTCACGGTCAGATCATTGAAACCTGGTTGCCGTATATTGGTGCGAAAAACGTTATTGTCGCTAACGATGAATTAGCTAACGACGTTCTCCAGCAAGAAATCATGTCGCTCGCCATTCCCGGTACCGTTGAGAGCTCTTTTGTCACTGTAGAGACGCTCACAGAAGCTGTTAACGGTTCGCGTTCAGACGGAAGCACAGATGACATCATCATCCTTTTTTCCAGCTGTGCTGATGCCAAAAGAGCTTTTGATTCCGGTTTTGATTTTTCTGTTCTGAATATTGGGAATGTCCACTACAGTCCTGGCAAGAAACAGGTTTCCCCCAGTGTCGCTCTATCCGATGAAGATGAAACCTGTCTTCGTCATCTGAATCGAAAGGGCGTGGAGCTCGATTTCCGATGTGTACCCAATGACCCGATCCAGGCGAGGTTTTAA
- a CDS encoding PTS sugar transporter subunit IIA, with translation MTAKSGNTKAMVGVVLVTHGTFGESLLAAAETVMGKQENCLAIGVDVNKGVDETMESIRSAIQSVEQGKGVMALTDLFGGSPTTMSLSLMKSENLEVITGVNLPMVVATLQSRDMTLDALAATAESAGQQGIKVAGAMLRKKAKK, from the coding sequence ATGACTGCAAAGTCTGGCAATACAAAAGCAATGGTCGGCGTGGTTCTTGTCACTCACGGCACTTTCGGGGAATCGCTCCTGGCAGCGGCCGAGACCGTCATGGGCAAGCAGGAAAACTGTTTGGCTATTGGTGTGGACGTCAACAAAGGTGTTGATGAAACCATGGAATCCATCAGGTCTGCCATCCAGTCTGTGGAACAGGGAAAAGGCGTCATGGCCTTGACTGACCTTTTTGGTGGCTCGCCAACGACCATGAGTCTTTCGCTTATGAAATCCGAAAATCTCGAAGTGATCACCGGTGTAAACCTGCCCATGGTGGTTGCCACTCTGCAGTCCCGTGACATGACATTGGATGCGTTGGCTGCGACTGCTGAATCAGCAGGCCAGCAGGGCATTAAAGTTGCGGGCGCCATGTTGCGCAAAAAAGCAAAAAAATAG
- the rapZ gene encoding RNase adapter RapZ yields MTIANPFPVVIVTGLSGAGKSTALKVFEDLGFFCIDGLPSEMSPKIADLILKFDNEYRGLALGMDLRQLEFLAGWDQAIKDFADIGISPQVLFLEAKMGELVRRYATTRRLHPLESKKLGLEQALEKEKELLAPIRTDAAMVLDTSDYSIHDLRRVIQTKWTALEEAGRGMRVHIVTFGFKYGVPTEADLVFDLRFLPNPYFDKKLKQLNGLDSEVQRYVLGSDVGKEFDTRFTDFISYLLPLYADEGRYRITLAIGCTGGRHRSVAEAESVLAALKKKGYSMSIEHRHMELG; encoded by the coding sequence ATGACGATTGCCAATCCTTTTCCCGTCGTCATTGTCACCGGCCTTTCCGGAGCCGGTAAATCTACTGCGCTCAAGGTCTTTGAAGATTTGGGCTTTTTTTGTATTGATGGGCTTCCCTCGGAAATGTCCCCGAAAATTGCGGATCTCATACTCAAATTCGATAATGAATATCGTGGCCTTGCCCTGGGTATGGACCTCCGTCAGTTGGAGTTTCTTGCTGGATGGGATCAGGCTATAAAGGATTTTGCCGATATCGGCATTTCACCACAAGTCCTCTTTCTTGAGGCAAAAATGGGTGAATTGGTGCGCCGGTACGCTACGACCAGGCGGCTGCATCCGCTTGAAAGCAAGAAGCTTGGATTGGAGCAGGCGTTGGAGAAGGAAAAAGAACTCCTGGCTCCTATTCGAACTGATGCTGCCATGGTTCTTGATACCTCTGATTATTCCATTCACGATCTTCGGCGGGTCATTCAAACCAAGTGGACTGCTCTGGAAGAAGCCGGTCGCGGGATGCGCGTGCATATTGTGACCTTTGGTTTCAAGTACGGTGTGCCCACTGAAGCAGATCTCGTCTTTGATCTTCGCTTTTTACCGAACCCGTATTTTGACAAAAAGTTAAAGCAACTGAACGGACTGGACTCAGAAGTCCAACGATATGTGCTTGGCTCTGATGTGGGCAAAGAATTTGATACCCGTTTTACTGATTTCATCAGCTACCTTCTCCCACTGTACGCTGATGAAGGTCGATATCGTATTACCCTTGCCATCGGATGTACCGGAGGGCGCCACAGGTCCGTTGCGGAGGCTGAGTCGGTACTGGCGGCCCTGAAGAAAAAAGGGTATAGTATGTCGATCGAACACAGACATATGGAACTTGGATAA
- a CDS encoding PTS sugar transporter subunit IIA, producing MKLGDYLAKELVLPVLTSESKSDVLKELIAPVGIQYPEMDTDQAVRVLFEREKLGTTGIGDGIAIPHGKLEDLENVIVIVGRSETGIEFDALDHKPCTIFFVVLAPEQVAGMHLRVLAHISRLLKDESFRRAFHEAEGSEALWGLLKSV from the coding sequence ATGAAACTTGGTGACTATTTGGCGAAGGAGCTTGTCCTTCCCGTATTGACGTCCGAATCCAAATCGGATGTGTTGAAAGAACTTATCGCCCCTGTGGGCATACAATATCCAGAAATGGACACGGACCAGGCGGTCCGTGTCCTTTTCGAACGTGAAAAACTCGGTACTACCGGCATTGGTGATGGTATAGCTATCCCTCACGGCAAACTGGAAGATCTGGAAAACGTCATTGTTATTGTCGGTCGCAGTGAGACCGGTATTGAATTTGATGCTTTGGATCACAAACCATGCACGATATTTTTTGTTGTTCTGGCTCCTGAACAGGTGGCAGGTATGCACCTCCGAGTTCTGGCGCATATTTCTCGTCTGCTCAAAGACGAATCCTTCCGTCGGGCATTTCATGAGGCCGAGGGGAGCGAGGCTTTGTGGGGGCTTCTCAAAAGTGTTTAA
- the hpf gene encoding ribosome hibernation-promoting factor, HPF/YfiA family, with protein sequence MNISFTFKNFEPSDHLKGYAEKRFEKVAKYVSDSEADLQVNLLVEKFRHMADVILNSDGIHISAYEASEDMYATIDMVLDKLEAQLRKMREKQKSRIRKARANKMGQMSVLSFQDLVPEAVPTIVGTDEYVPKPMSVDEAAMQLDVLENDFLVFRNAETEGVNVIYKRKNGDYGLIDPGN encoded by the coding sequence ATGAACATCAGCTTCACTTTCAAGAACTTTGAGCCGTCTGATCATCTCAAGGGTTACGCAGAAAAGCGTTTTGAAAAGGTCGCCAAATACGTTTCTGATTCGGAAGCCGATCTCCAGGTCAATTTGCTGGTCGAAAAGTTTCGCCATATGGCGGATGTAATTCTGAATTCGGATGGCATTCACATATCGGCCTATGAGGCCTCTGAGGACATGTATGCGACTATTGACATGGTTCTCGACAAGCTGGAAGCCCAACTCAGAAAGATGCGCGAAAAGCAGAAGAGCCGTATCAGGAAAGCGCGTGCAAACAAGATGGGGCAGATGAGTGTCTTGTCCTTCCAGGACCTCGTTCCGGAAGCTGTGCCTACCATCGTCGGTACGGATGAGTATGTGCCCAAGCCCATGTCCGTTGACGAAGCAGCCATGCAACTTGATGTACTTGAAAATGATTTCCTGGTTTTTCGCAATGCGGAAACTGAGGGCGTAAATGTAATCTATAAAAGAAAAAATGGCGATTACGGACTGATCGACCCTGGAAACTAA
- the rpoN gene encoding RNA polymerase factor sigma-54, with product MGLELRQQLKLSQQLVMTPQLQQAIKLLQLSRLELLETVQQELMENPFLDESETEADVSDSSEAMTESQAEEELVRNADWENYLGEFSSTSKQSAARDAEMPEEGMSFEARLASKPSLEGHLNWQMRLSNFSEHELAIGEIILGNVDTNGYLQASMEEIQSMVQATEEEIEYVLSRIQRLDPIGIGARTPQECLLVQMEVLGYTDPILVSLVTDHLEDLEKNRYKPLARKFKISMDELKSYLDLMQTLDPMPGTNFSSTEPHYVSPDVFVYKYGEEFVIILNEDGMPRLQMNTFYMDSMQGAAGKEKEYFQEKMRSAAWLMKSLYQRQRTLYKVVESIVRFQRAFFEEGVTKLKPLILKEVAEDIEMHESTVSRITTSKYVSTPYGIFELKFFFNSALELDDGSQVGSESVKALIKQMIAEEDTKKPLSDEKIGDELKEKLEVNIARRTVAKYRSAMGIPSSSKRKQYF from the coding sequence ATGGGATTGGAACTCAGACAACAGCTTAAGCTCTCTCAGCAACTGGTTATGACACCGCAGTTGCAGCAGGCTATCAAGCTGTTGCAGCTTTCGCGATTGGAATTGCTCGAAACAGTGCAGCAGGAACTCATGGAGAATCCTTTTCTCGATGAGAGCGAAACCGAGGCTGATGTTTCTGATTCCTCAGAGGCGATGACAGAATCTCAGGCCGAAGAAGAGCTGGTTCGCAATGCGGATTGGGAGAATTATCTAGGCGAATTCTCCAGCACCTCCAAGCAGTCTGCAGCCCGTGACGCGGAAATGCCGGAAGAGGGTATGTCTTTTGAGGCCAGATTGGCTTCCAAGCCGTCTCTTGAAGGGCATCTCAACTGGCAGATGCGTCTCTCGAATTTTTCCGAACACGAATTGGCTATCGGTGAGATCATCCTTGGTAACGTTGATACCAATGGCTATCTTCAGGCCTCAATGGAAGAGATTCAATCCATGGTGCAAGCCACCGAAGAGGAGATTGAATACGTTCTTTCACGCATCCAACGCCTTGATCCCATAGGCATTGGCGCACGCACTCCGCAGGAGTGTCTGCTCGTTCAGATGGAGGTCCTTGGGTACACGGACCCCATTCTTGTCTCGTTGGTCACAGATCATCTGGAAGACCTTGAGAAGAATCGATACAAGCCCCTTGCCCGCAAGTTCAAGATCTCCATGGATGAGCTCAAGAGTTATCTTGACCTCATGCAGACCCTTGATCCCATGCCGGGAACCAATTTTTCCAGTACCGAGCCCCATTATGTCAGCCCGGATGTGTTTGTTTACAAGTATGGTGAGGAGTTCGTCATCATCTTGAACGAGGACGGCATGCCGCGGTTGCAGATGAACACCTTCTACATGGATTCCATGCAGGGTGCAGCGGGCAAGGAAAAAGAGTATTTTCAGGAAAAGATGCGATCTGCCGCATGGTTGATGAAAAGTCTGTACCAGCGGCAGAGAACATTGTATAAAGTAGTTGAGAGCATTGTCCGCTTCCAGCGAGCCTTTTTCGAGGAGGGTGTGACAAAGCTCAAACCCCTGATCCTCAAGGAGGTAGCTGAGGATATTGAGATGCATGAATCCACGGTGAGCCGTATTACTACTAGTAAGTATGTCTCAACTCCGTATGGGATTTTTGAGTTAAAGTTCTTCTTTAATTCTGCCCTGGAACTGGATGATGGTTCGCAGGTGGGTTCAGAAAGCGTCAAGGCGCTTATCAAGCAAATGATAGCAGAAGAAGACACGAAGAAACCGCTCAGTGACGAAAAGATTGGGGATGAACTCAAGGAAAAGCTTGAGGTAAACATCGCCAGGCGCACAGTCGCCAAATATCGTTCGGCAATGGGTATTCCTTCTTCTTCGAAACGCAAGCAGTACTTCTAA
- the lptB gene encoding LPS export ABC transporter ATP-binding protein, whose product MADGLRAANLSKRYGQKEVVHGINIELNPKEVVGLLGPNGAGKTTTFYMLVGIVQPNTGEVSLDGEVLTDKPLHERARMGVSYLPQESSIFKKLTVRQNLEIILEQTPLSSKKQRARADELMEMFTITKLADQAAMFLSGGERRRLEIARALILDPQFILLDEPFAGIDPIAVIDIQEIISVLKSMGIGILISDHNVRETLNICDRAYLVYEGSVILEGSPDEIVQSSRARQIYLGEDFSL is encoded by the coding sequence ATGGCTGATGGACTGCGGGCAGCAAATCTGTCCAAACGATATGGCCAGAAAGAAGTCGTTCATGGCATCAATATCGAGCTTAATCCCAAGGAAGTTGTCGGCTTGCTGGGGCCCAACGGAGCGGGCAAAACCACGACATTCTACATGCTGGTCGGCATTGTCCAGCCGAATACCGGGGAGGTCTCCCTGGACGGCGAAGTGCTTACTGACAAGCCGTTGCATGAACGGGCTCGTATGGGTGTGAGTTACCTTCCCCAGGAAAGCTCTATCTTCAAGAAGCTGACGGTTCGTCAGAATCTCGAGATCATCCTTGAGCAGACGCCCTTGAGTTCAAAAAAGCAGCGGGCTCGAGCGGATGAATTGATGGAAATGTTTACCATTACCAAGCTGGCGGACCAGGCGGCCATGTTTCTGTCGGGTGGTGAACGTCGTAGATTGGAAATCGCCCGGGCGCTTATCCTCGACCCGCAGTTTATTTTGTTGGATGAACCTTTTGCGGGAATTGATCCTATTGCGGTCATTGATATTCAGGAGATTATTTCCGTCCTTAAAAGTATGGGGATCGGAATTCTGATTTCCGACCATAATGTGCGAGAAACATTAAATATTTGCGATAGGGCATACCTTGTCTATGAAGGCTCAGTCATCTTGGAAGGCTCTCCGGACGAAATCGTTCAATCAAGTCGTGCCCGTCAAATATATCTGGGCGAAGATTTCAGCTTGTAA
- a CDS encoding LptA/OstA family protein has protein sequence MMNIRILLSALVLLTVLLPTTVLAQEWGELRQATVNLNVRELPDKTSEHVLTLAKGQRVKCDFLENGWIAVFNINEKVRDKAKAVGYANAKYLEVVPKSVQKPTSKPEQKPTSQTVVEAPSGEGEVKAPVADTPPDPVLTGIDPNRVPVKITSDRMTYDESGKVVSFVGNVVAVHGELTLWANSLSAFLSSKTGKKFSADSIDRIIAKGNVKAVKGKSQGTCGKLTYFVEAQLLKMEQNPLLQDGPNSLSGEVVKFHLKDNRSEVVGGKSQRVKAIFMTPDKIKGQ, from the coding sequence ATGATGAATATACGTATCCTGCTATCTGCATTGGTATTGCTCACAGTGCTTTTGCCCACTACCGTCCTGGCTCAGGAGTGGGGTGAGCTTCGTCAGGCTACCGTCAATCTCAATGTGCGAGAATTGCCTGACAAAACGAGTGAACACGTCCTGACTCTTGCCAAAGGGCAACGGGTAAAATGCGATTTTCTCGAAAATGGCTGGATTGCTGTTTTCAATATAAATGAAAAGGTGCGCGACAAGGCCAAAGCCGTTGGATACGCCAACGCCAAGTATCTGGAAGTTGTTCCCAAATCCGTACAAAAACCAACTTCCAAGCCTGAACAGAAACCTACCTCCCAAACAGTTGTCGAAGCGCCAAGTGGGGAAGGTGAGGTTAAGGCCCCAGTTGCCGATACGCCTCCGGACCCAGTCCTGACCGGCATTGATCCCAATCGTGTTCCTGTCAAGATCACTTCCGACCGCATGACCTATGACGAATCCGGTAAAGTGGTGTCCTTTGTCGGCAATGTGGTTGCAGTGCATGGAGAATTGACGCTGTGGGCGAACTCTCTTTCTGCGTTTCTTTCTTCAAAGACCGGCAAGAAGTTTTCTGCTGACAGCATTGATCGTATAATTGCCAAGGGCAACGTTAAAGCCGTTAAAGGGAAGAGCCAGGGTACTTGCGGTAAGCTGACATACTTTGTGGAAGCGCAACTGCTTAAAATGGAGCAAAACCCTTTGCTTCAGGATGGTCCAAACAGTCTTTCCGGAGAGGTGGTCAAATTCCACCTCAAGGACAACCGCAGTGAGGTGGTCGGCGGTAAGAGCCAGCGGGTCAAAGCCATTTTCATGACTCCTGACAAAATCAAGGGGCAATAA